Proteins found in one Ctenopharyngodon idella isolate HZGC_01 chromosome 16, HZGC01, whole genome shotgun sequence genomic segment:
- the l3mbtl1b gene encoding lethal(3)malignant brain tumor-like protein 4 isoform X3 — protein sequence MAETSTSDGPATGADFDMMSALDWKDGIATLPGSDIRFRMTEFGTLEIVTEVEPKVKEVELTGPQPQTTSTNNSHSTEQNKTANQTAKPQSNTDHQTNTVVSTDPHRQAGGNNTRSPSTVESPSVSTVPNAIVPITEATANCRSCGHSGSQESFLQGKFCSASCVQPTSGRSTPAEAFEGERLGKRVRKKKKMFMESGDEEEDNIEEEEEKVKSSKGRRAAKVARLVTAPPVKKKTWSWSAYLEEERAIAAPLKLFKEHQSFPQSRNGFKVGMKLEGLDPCHPALFCVLTVAEVQGYRIRLHFDGYPECYDFWVNADSWDVKPPGWCEKTGLKLLLPKGCRDGEFNWNTYVKNCRGQLAPKHLFKSLNTSVTPSGFRAGMKLEAVDRKNPSLICVATIAAAVDNRLLIHFDNWDDTYDYWCDASSPYIHPVGYCEEAELTLTTPAGQTLKYKQPKSFSWEKYLEETGTQAAPARAFKQRPPHGFQVGMKLEAVDKRNAVLIRVATISDTEDHRIKIHFDGWSDEYDYWLDADSPELHPVGWCQKTGHPLQHPNGPRDSPVPPGQGCPTPGCNGVGHIRGPRAVSCPYSDLNLNKDGLVPDRLSGERPVTLSGPPRHRRAETLTQTHPPTLSASTPDPPDTTTDTCPQARPVREHIVSASAPKCVKPPQVKQESDGKDSLQQFLHESVFCGWEPPRFQLCWEKHGKLLPEALGLTAKRVAKWNTEEVASFVRGLPGCREHAATFRKEQIDGEAFLLLTQSDIVKILSIKLGPALKIYNSILMLKSADEE from the exons ATGGCAGAGACATCTACGAGTGATGGTCCTGCCACAGGAGCCGATTTTGACATGATGAGCGCTCTTGACTGGAAAGACGGCATAGCCACATTGCCTGGAAGTGACATTCGG tttcggATGACTGAATTTGGCACCCTGGAGATTGTCACAGAGGTGGAGCCCAAAGTTAAAGAAGTGGAGCTTACAGGCCCACAGCCTCAAACTACAAGCACCAACAACAGTCATTCCACtgagcaaaacaaaactgcaaATCAGACCGCAAAGCCCCAGTCGAATACAGACCATCAGACAAATACTGTGG tttccaCTGACCCCCACAGGCAGGCCGGGGGCAACAACACTAGGAGCCCCAGCACTGTGGAAAGCCCCAGCGTGAGTACAGTGCCCAATGCCATTGTTCCCATCACTGAGGCGACTGCAAACTGCAGGTCCTGTGGTCACTCTGGTTCACAGGAGTCTTTCCTACAGGGCAAATTTTGCAGTGCTTCTTGTGTGCAGCCCACCAGTGGCAG GTCAACCCCAGCTGAGGCATTCGAAGGAGAACGTTTAGGTAAACGTgtgagaaagaagaagaagatgttTATGGAATCTGGAGATGAAGAGGAGGACAACATAGAGGAGGAAGAG gagAAAGTTAAATCCTCGAAGGGAAGACGAGCGGCTAAAGTTGCTAGACTAG TGACAGCACCTCCTGTTAAGAAGAAAACCTGGAGTTGGTCAGCTTATCTGGAGGAGGAGAGAGCCATTGCCGCTCCCTTGAAACTTTTTAAGGAG CACCAGTCTTTTCCTCAGAGCAGGAATGgatttaaagttggcatgaagtTAGAGGGACTGGACCCCTGTCACCCTGCTCTCTTCTGTGTTTTGACAGTTGCAGAG GTGCAAGGCTACAGGATTCGGCTTCACTTTGATGGTTACCCTGAGTGCTATGACTTCTGGGTAAATGCTGACTCATGGGATGTGAAGCCGCCAGGCTGGTGTGAAAAAACCGGCCTCAAGCTATTGCTACCAAAAG GTTGCAGAGATGGAGAGTTTAACTGGAACACATATGTAAAGAACTGTAGGGGTCAACTGGCCCCCAAACATCTCTTTAAGAGTCTTAATACA TCAGTCACACCATCAGGATTCCGTGCAGGAATGAAGCTGGAAGCTGTGGACAGGAAGAACCCATCACTCATCTGCGTAGCAAccattgctgctgctgttgacaACCGGCTCCTCATTCACTTTGACAACTGGGATGATACATATGATTATTG GTGTGATGCCAGCAGTCCATACATTCATCCAGTAGGGTATTGTGAGGAGGCGGAGTTAACACTCACCACTCCTGCAGGTCAGACTCTCA AGTATAAGCAACCGAAGAGTTTTTCTTGGGAAAAGTACCTTGAAGAAACTGGAACCCAAGCTGCGCCAGCCAGAGCTTTTAAACAG AGACCACCACATGGCTTCCAAGTTGGGATGAAGCTGGAGGCAGTGGACAAACGTAATGCCGTGCTCATCCGTGTCGCCACCATCTCTGATACAGAAGACCACAGAATCAAG aTCCATTTTGATGGCTGGAGTGACGAGTATGATTATTGGCTAGATGCCGATAGCCCAGAACTGCACCCAGTAGGCTGGTGTCAGAAAACAGGTCATCCTCTACAACACCCCAACG GACCCAGAGATTCTCCAGTCCCCCCAGGACAAGGCTGCCCTACCCCAGGATGCAATGGAGTCGGACACATTCGAGGACCTCG GGCGGTGAGTTGTCCATACTCGGATCTGAATTTGAATAAGGATGGGTTGGTTCCAGACAGACTGAGCGGGGAGAGGCCGGTCACGCTCAGTGGACCCCCGCGCCACCGCCGTGCTGAAACACTCACTCAGACGCACCCTCCCACACTCAGCGCCAGCACCCCAGACCCCCCTGACACCACCACAGACACCTGTCCACAAGCTCGGCCAGTGCGTGAGCACATTGT GTCTGCCAGCGCTCCCAAATGTGTCAAGCCACCCCAAGTGAAGCAGGAAAGTGATGGGAAAG ATTCTCTTCAGCAGTTCCTGCATGAGTCTGTGTTTTGTGGATGGGAGCCACCAAGGTTTCAGCTGTGTTGGGAAAAGCATGGCAAACTGCTGCCTGAAGCTTTGGGCCTCACCGCCAAGAGAGTGGCAAAGTGGAACACAGAAGAG gttGCAAGTTTTGTAAGAGGGCTGCCCGGCTGCAGAGAGCATGCTGCCACCTTCAGGAAGGAG CAAATTGATGGCGAGGCCTTCCTGCTCCTTACTCAGTCAGACATCGTTAAGATTCTGAGCATCAAGCTCGGCCCCGCTCTCAAAATTTATAACTCTATCCTCATGCTGAAGAGTGCAGATGAAGAGTAG